The nucleotide sequence AAACATTAATTCATCATAACATACATAGCATGCATAccttataataaatataaaattgaattttttgcAGCTACACAAGAAGAAGCTGCCACTGCCTATGACATGGCTGCTATTGAATACCGTGGACTTAACGCCGTCACCAATTTCGATCTCAGCCGTTACATTAAGTGGCTTAAGCCTAACAATAACAGCAACGAAAatgatcataataataataacaacaggatTAGTTTTAATCTTGCTGCTGCTGTTGCCGTTGATGACGTCAACCCTAATTGCAATAACACCAACTTCACACCaaacttcaataataataataaggaacACGAATATAGCCTCTTCAACCACGAACCATTattcattaataataataatattgataataataataatattaataataataatggaagtAAGTTGGGTCAGGCTCGACCTGGTGCCACGTCAGCCCTAGAGCTTCTGCTTCAGTCGTCCAAGTTTAAGGAAATGATGGAGATGACGTCATCAGTGGCGAATAACAATAATCCATCAACACCAGCAGAGTGTAGTGATGAGTTGCCACAGTGCAATTTCCCTGAAGACATTCAAACTTATTTTGAGTATGAAGATTCAAATAAGTATGAAGGAGGAGATCATGATACGTTGTTCAACGAGATCCACTCGTTCGTGCCAATGTTCCACTGCGATGACTTCGAGAATTGACGAATTTCCTggttttcttaatttatttcatttatttaattattattattattattattattattgcattTTTGTCTNNNNNNNNNNNNNNNNNNNNNNNNNNNNNNNNNNNNNNNNNNNNNNNNNNNNNNNNNNNNNNNNNNNNNNNNNNNNNNNNNNNNNNNNNNNNNNNNNNNNNNNNNNNNATTgacaaattaattattatgttgattatttattatttattgtgAAATATGTATTGGGAAATCAAAAAATTGTTTATAGCAGGAGTatttgcggtgcggtttggattaaTTTTGAGTCAAAAGTCAAAAATATTCGAAAACTAGTTTTATTTGTGATGTGATTTGGAAAAAAATCGATCCAATTTcaagcggtttggattggattgtatttgcgattttataaattaaaaaaattaaatatatataacaagtgtcaatatcaaattttaaataactaacaatgacataacaagtctcaataatatcttaaaaaaccaacaataacataacaatataaataaaattataagttaattaaaataaataaatcacattttgaacataaaatatttattaaataataataatacacgaattaaataatataaaatatataacaaattaacATGTTATAACAATaactataaatataataataatattatagcaaaTTGTAATTGTATGGTTTGGATTGGATTaaatcggttatgaaaagtaaatccaaaatccgatccgatctaacagtttgcaaaaaataaaatccaatcaaattcGAATTAGTGGGAACTNNNNNNNNNNNNNNNNNNNNNNNNNNNNNNNNNNNNNNNNNNNNNNNNNNNNNNNNNNNNNNNNNNNNNNNNNNNNNNNNNNNNNNNNNNNNNNNNNNNNNNNNNNNNNNNNNNNNNNNNNNNNNNNNNNNNNNNNNNNNNNNNNNNNNNNNNNNNNNNNNNNNNNNNNNNNNNNNNNNNNNNNNNNNNNNNNNNNNNNNNNNNNNNNNNNNNNNNNNNNNNNNNNNNNNNNNNNNNNNNNNNNNNNNNNNNNNNNNNNNNNNNNNNNNNNNNNNNNNNNNNNNNNNNNNNNNNNNNNNNNNNNNNNNNNNNNNNNNNNNNNNNNNNNNNNNNNNNNNNNNNNNNNNNNNNNNNNNNNNNNNNNNNNNNNNNNNNNNNNNNNNNNNNNNNNNNNNNNNNNNNNNNNNNNNNNNNNNNNNNNNNNNNNNNNNNNNNNNNNNNNNNNNNNNNNNNNNNNNNNNNNNNNNNNNNNNNNNNNNNNNNNNNNNNNNNNNNNNNNNNNNNNNNNNNNNNNNNNNNNNNNNNNNNNNNNNNNNNNNNNNNNNNNNNNNNNNNNNNNNNNNNNNNNNNNNNNNNNNNNNNNNNNNNNNNNNNNNNNNNNNNNNNNNNNNNNNNNNNNNNNNNNNNNNNNNNNNNNNNNNNNNNNNNNNNNNNNNNNNNNNNNNNNNNNNNNNNNNNNNNNNNNNNNNNNNNNNNNNNNNNNNNNNNNNNNNNNNNNNNNNNNNNNNNNNNNNNNNNNNNNNNNNNNNNNNNNNNNNNNNNNNNNNNNNNNNNNNNNNNNNNNNNNNNNNNNNNNNNNNNNNNNNNNNNNNNNNNNNNNNNNNNNNNNNNNNNNNNNNNNNNNNNNNNNNNNNNNNNNNNNNNNNNNNNNNNNNNNNNNNNNNNNNNNNNNNNNNNNNNNNNNNNNNNNNNNNNNNNNNNNNNNNNNNNNNNNNNNNNNNNNNNNNNNNNNNNNNNNNNNNNNNNNNNNNNNNNNNNNNNNNNNNNNNNNNNNNNNNNNNNNNNNNNNNNNNNNNNNNNNNNNNNNNNNNNNNNNNNNNNNNNNNNNNNNNNNNNNNNNNNNNNNNNNNNNNNNNNNNNNNNNNNNNNNNNNNNNNNNNNNNNNNNNNNNNNNNNNNNNNNNNNNNNNNNNNNNNNNNNNNNNNNNNNNNNNNNNNNNNNNNNNNNNNNNNNNNNNNNNNNNNNNNNNNNNNNNNNNNNNNNNNAATTATTATgttgattatttattttgatttgtgAAATATGTATTGGGAAATCAAAAAATTGTTTATAGCAGGAGTatttgcggtgcggtttggattaaTTTTGAGTCAAAAATTCATCCAATTCGAAAACTAGTTTTATTTGTGATGTGATTTGGAAAAAAATCGATCCAATTTcaagcggtttggattggattgtatttgcgattttataaattaaaaaaattaaatatatataacaagtgtcaatatcaaattttaaataactaacaatgacataacaagtctcaataatatcttaaaaaaccaacaataacataacaattccaatcaaatttaaattagatTAGATGACAAATTTAATTTACATCCGTTTGAATTTGAACGCTCGTAGTTTATAAATATGGACATTATTGTTAGGGATGTGTATGGCCCGGCCCGACTCGAAGATCCGGCCCggccccgaacactttagggactattttggtgtgattttaccgagtctagggccgggtaagggtctcaaaaatagacctagtcattatttcgggtcaggTCCGGGTcatggctcgggtcacccgaagtcggcccggtgacctggtcatcatacataattaatattttgtgttattagtgatggatgatggctattcttatgtggaatttaagtattgtaaaccttaatattttgtgttattagttattataagactataagttaatgttttatgtttaaaatgcataagattttagactaatgcataatattgtgttatttatattgatttaaaatttggtgttattagacaacattaatattgattatggttatgctttaattttagagaagagttggttcttgttatatttttctaagtgaattttaccatgtcaaataatggttggagtcttgaaaatttggatattttcacatgctagcttataagaaggtattaaggtaatgtaatgttaacggtccggttttcacccggtataattgtggttcgaaagtgtataggtttaaTTGGGTCTAGGGCCAAGTTCGAGTTTAACAAATAGGCCCGATATATATTTCGGACCGGGTCTAGATCACATCAAACCCAGTTTTACCCGTCCCATGTACACCCCTAATTATTGTTTTGTTACTTGTTGATGGATCGAGGTAGCTAACTAGGTGGTGCGGTTAGTTATGTTTGTTGACTCACTTCCTTCTTTGTTTTGCAaatgaaataaagataaaataatgtATTCCATTTTCTTTCAATCAAGTATTGTTATATATTTTCGTgcgtatatatatgtatatattaactaATACTATTTTAGTCAAATACTCAAATTAATAGAGTACTATTGCACTAGTTTTTATATCCAGATGTATGTTAGTTATTTGGCCGTCTTGTTTATTTGCGTGGTTGAATGAAGTAATTTTtaagaaatataaatagaaattttagaaaaataatttgtaTTTGAATATAATNNNNNNNNNNNNNNNNNNNNNNNNNNNNNNNNNNNNNNNNNNNNNNNNNNNNNNNNNNNNNNNNNNNNNNNNNNNNNNNNNNNNNNNNNNNNNNNNNNNNNNNNNNNNNNNNNNNNNNNNNNNNNNNNNNNNNNNNNNNNNNNNNNNNNNNNNNNNNNNNNNNNNNNNNNNNNNNNNNNNNNNNNNNNNNNNNNNNN is from Arachis ipaensis cultivar K30076 chromosome B01, Araip1.1, whole genome shotgun sequence and encodes:
- the LOC107615558 gene encoding AP2-like ethylene-responsive transcription factor At1g16060; translation: MGKASQVNKNNNHNLSVINGSTTKVKRTRRSVPRDSPPQRSSIYRGVTRHRWTGRYEAHLWDKNCWNESQNKKGRQVYLGAYDDEEAAAHAYDLAALKYWGQDTILNFPVSKYQNELKEMEGQSREEYIGSLRRKSSGFSRGVSKYRGVARHHHNGRWEARIGRVFGNKYLYLGTYATQEEAATAYDMAAIEYRGLNAVTNFDLSRYIKWLKPNNNSNENDHNNNNNRISFNLAAAVAVDDVNPNCNNTNFTPNFNNNNKEHEYSLFNHEPLFINNNNIDNNNNINNNNGSKLGQARPGATSALELLLQSSKFKEMMEMTSSVANNNNPSTPAECSDELPQCNFPEDIQTYFEYEDSNKYEGGDHDTLFNEIHSFVPMFHCDDFEN